From Ramlibacter tataouinensis, the proteins below share one genomic window:
- a CDS encoding LysE family transporter, with the protein MFGVADYGAFVAAIILFLALPGPGNLALITSTSKGGIRAGLAATFGVIAGDQVLMWAAVAGVAALLLAYPAAFHAVQWLGAAYLAWLGLKMLLAKAGAKPILNIQPRDYFRQAALITLLNPKAIVFYMAFFPLFVDPARHQGFLTFGAMAATIAVLTFLYGLAVVLLTHHLAERMRTNPLIGRILEKVAGVFLLGFGIKLALSK; encoded by the coding sequence ATGTTCGGCGTAGCGGACTACGGCGCATTCGTTGCCGCCATCATCCTGTTTCTGGCCCTGCCCGGTCCCGGGAACCTGGCCCTCATCACCTCCACCAGCAAAGGCGGGATCCGCGCCGGGCTGGCCGCCACTTTCGGTGTCATCGCCGGCGACCAGGTCTTGATGTGGGCGGCGGTGGCCGGCGTCGCCGCGCTGCTGCTGGCCTACCCGGCGGCTTTCCATGCGGTGCAGTGGCTGGGCGCCGCCTACCTGGCTTGGCTGGGGCTGAAGATGCTCCTGGCCAAGGCCGGGGCCAAGCCGATACTCAATATCCAGCCGCGCGACTATTTCCGCCAAGCCGCCCTGATCACGCTGCTCAACCCCAAGGCCATCGTCTTCTACATGGCCTTCTTCCCGCTGTTCGTCGATCCGGCGCGCCACCAGGGCTTTCTCACTTTCGGCGCCATGGCCGCGACCATTGCCGTGCTCACCTTCCTGTATGGCCTGGCCGTGGTGCTGCTGACGCATCACCTGGCAGAGCGCATGCGGACCAATCCGCTCATCGGCCGCATCCTGGAAAAGGTGGCCGGGGTGTTCCTGCTCGGCTTCGGTATCAAGCTCGCGCTCAGCAAATAA
- the rsmG gene encoding 16S rRNA (guanine(527)-N(7))-methyltransferase RsmG: MDAGLEPGLRDGLRQLGLALSDAQVAQLVGYAGLIQKWSRVYNLTAVREPGEILSHHLLDCLTLIGPLRRHTAGRALKLLDVGSGAGLPGVVIAIVCPEIEVDCVDTVAKKAAFIQQAAVALKLANLRGLHSRVEQLDGQYELVTSRAFASLADFVALSAAALAEQGVWLAMKGKYPAEEVAALPPKVEMFHVEQLEVPGLAAQRCLLWLRPSALT, translated from the coding sequence ATGGACGCCGGGCTGGAGCCGGGGCTGCGGGACGGCCTGCGCCAACTCGGGCTTGCGCTCAGCGATGCGCAGGTCGCCCAACTGGTCGGCTACGCCGGCCTGATCCAGAAGTGGAGCCGGGTCTACAACCTGACCGCCGTCCGCGAGCCCGGCGAAATCCTCAGCCACCACCTGCTGGACTGCCTGACACTGATCGGCCCGTTGCGCCGCCATACGGCAGGGCGAGCCCTCAAGTTGCTGGACGTGGGGTCCGGCGCCGGCTTGCCGGGCGTCGTGATCGCCATCGTCTGTCCCGAGATCGAAGTGGATTGCGTGGATACCGTGGCCAAGAAGGCGGCTTTCATCCAGCAGGCGGCGGTCGCCCTGAAGCTGGCGAATCTGCGCGGGCTGCACAGCCGGGTGGAGCAGCTGGACGGCCAGTACGAGCTGGTGACCTCCCGCGCCTTCGCCTCGCTGGCGGACTTCGTGGCGCTCTCGGCCGCCGCGCTGGCGGAGCAGGGGGTCTGGCTGGCGATGAAGGGCAAGTACCCGGCCGAGGAGGTCGCCGCGCTGCCGCCCAAGGTGGAAATGTTTCACGTGGAACAGCTTGAGGTGCCGGGATTGGCCGCTCAACGCTGCCTCCTGTGGCTCAGGCCGTCGGCGCTCACGTAA
- a CDS encoding RBBP9/YdeN family alpha/beta hydrolase: protein MKPSNVLILPGWESSGAGHWQTLWEQRHGYVRVEQHDWMKPRRGDWLARLEDMVLARDEPAVLVAHSLGCMLAAAWSAHSRNTHRVKGALLVAPGDVERPEIREQLPSWSPIELGALAFPSVLVASRNDPYCAFERARLFAQAWGSQLIDYGDGGHINAESGLASWPEGHVLLQDLMKD from the coding sequence ATGAAACCATCCAACGTGCTGATCCTGCCGGGCTGGGAAAGCAGTGGCGCGGGCCACTGGCAGACCCTGTGGGAGCAGCGCCATGGCTATGTGCGGGTCGAGCAGCACGACTGGATGAAGCCGCGGCGCGGTGACTGGCTGGCGCGGCTGGAGGACATGGTGCTGGCGCGCGACGAGCCGGCCGTGCTGGTGGCCCACAGCCTGGGATGCATGCTGGCGGCGGCGTGGTCGGCGCACTCGCGCAACACGCATCGGGTCAAGGGCGCGCTGCTGGTGGCGCCCGGCGACGTCGAGCGGCCCGAGATCCGCGAGCAGCTGCCCAGCTGGTCGCCAATCGAGCTGGGCGCGCTGGCCTTCCCCAGCGTGCTGGTGGCCAGCCGCAACGATCCGTACTGCGCCTTCGAGCGCGCCCGGCTGTTCGCCCAGGCCTGGGGCTCGCAGCTGATCGACTATGGCGACGGCGGCCACATCAACGCCGAATCGGGCCTGGCGAGCTGGCCGGAGGGCCATGTGCTGCTGCAGGACCTCATGAAAGATTGA
- a CDS encoding ParA family protein encodes MAKIFCIANQKGGVGKTTTTVNLAAGLAKVGQRVLMVDLDPQGNATMGSGVDKRELALSVYDVLLESATVAEARVRSDKCGFDVLGANRELAGAEVELVEVERRDRRLKGALEAVADDYDFILIDCPPSLSMLTLNGLCSAHGVVVPMQCEYFALEGLTDLVNTIKQVHANMNKDLQIIGLLRVMFDPRITLQQQVSDQLKAHFAEKVFDTVIPRNVRLAEAPSYGLPGVVFDPNARGSQAFVDFAREMVERIKKM; translated from the coding sequence ATGGCCAAGATTTTCTGCATCGCCAACCAAAAAGGTGGGGTTGGCAAGACCACCACCACCGTCAATCTCGCTGCCGGGCTGGCCAAGGTCGGCCAGCGGGTGCTGATGGTGGACCTGGATCCCCAGGGCAACGCCACCATGGGCTCGGGCGTGGACAAGCGCGAGCTGGCGCTCAGCGTGTATGACGTGCTGCTGGAGTCGGCCACGGTGGCCGAGGCCCGCGTGCGCAGCGACAAGTGCGGTTTCGACGTGCTGGGCGCCAACCGCGAGCTCGCCGGCGCCGAGGTCGAACTGGTCGAAGTGGAGCGGCGCGACCGCCGGCTCAAGGGCGCGCTGGAGGCCGTGGCCGACGACTACGACTTCATCCTGATCGACTGCCCGCCCTCGCTGTCCATGCTCACGCTCAATGGCCTGTGTTCGGCGCACGGCGTCGTCGTGCCCATGCAGTGCGAGTACTTCGCGCTGGAGGGCCTGACCGACCTGGTCAACACCATCAAGCAGGTCCACGCCAACATGAACAAGGACCTGCAGATCATCGGCCTGCTGCGCGTGATGTTCGACCCGCGCATCACGCTGCAGCAGCAGGTGAGCGACCAGCTGAAGGCGCACTTCGCCGAGAAGGTGTTCGACACCGTGATCCCGCGCAACGTGCGGCTGGCCGAAGCCCCGAGCTACGGCCTGCCGGGCGTGGTGTTCGACCCCAACGCCCGCGGCAGCCAGGCCTTCGTGGACTTCGCGCGCGAGATGGTGGAGCGCATCAAGAAGATGTGA